A region of Sulfitobacter faviae DNA encodes the following proteins:
- a CDS encoding Maf family protein: protein MPQKIILASGSEIRAQLLAQAAILHEVIPAKIDEEMITAALRAEEAKPRDIADTLAEMKARKVSEKHFGALVLGCDQVLEHRGEMLHKPRDKGEAIAQLHRLRGDRHSLLSAAVLYENGEPLWRHVGQVRLRMREASDAYIEDYVARNWESIRHAVGCYKLEEEGVRLFTQIEGDYFHVLGMPFLELLNYLTLRGDLTT from the coding sequence ATGCCGCAGAAAATCATCCTCGCCTCCGGCTCGGAGATCCGGGCGCAGCTTTTGGCGCAGGCCGCGATCCTGCATGAGGTGATCCCGGCCAAGATCGACGAAGAGATGATAACTGCTGCGCTGCGGGCCGAAGAGGCCAAGCCGCGCGACATCGCCGATACCTTGGCCGAGATGAAAGCCCGGAAGGTGAGCGAAAAGCACTTTGGCGCGTTGGTTCTGGGCTGCGATCAGGTGTTGGAGCATCGCGGCGAGATGTTGCACAAGCCCCGTGATAAGGGTGAAGCCATCGCGCAGCTTCACCGGCTGCGCGGGGATCGGCATTCCTTGCTTTCCGCCGCCGTGCTCTATGAAAACGGTGAACCGCTCTGGCGGCACGTCGGTCAGGTGCGGCTGCGCATGCGCGAGGCCAGCGACGCCTATATAGAAGACTACGTCGCGCGAAACTGGGAAAGCATTCGCCACGCGGTGGGCTGCTACAAGCTGGAAGAGGAAGGCGTGCGGCTCTTCACCCAGATTGAGGGGGATTACTTTCACGTCCTCGGTATGCCATTTCTTGAACTGCTGAATTACCTGACGCTGCGCGGAGACCTCACGACATGA
- a CDS encoding CopD family protein, protein MFDLLSLAYPWIKALHIVSVISWMAALFYLPRLFVHHVEQAGSAGRMHETFAMMEFKLAQFIMRPAMMATWVFGLALVLTPGIVDWTMIWPWTKGASVIAMTVFHVWLKKQVKSVESGDSTVTGRQFRLLNEVPTLLMIVIVFSVVVKF, encoded by the coding sequence ATGTTCGATCTTCTCAGCCTCGCTTATCCATGGATCAAAGCGCTCCATATCGTGTCGGTCATCAGTTGGATGGCAGCGCTTTTCTACCTGCCGCGGCTCTTCGTGCATCATGTCGAACAGGCGGGCTCCGCCGGGCGGATGCATGAGACTTTCGCGATGATGGAATTCAAGCTCGCACAGTTCATCATGCGGCCCGCGATGATGGCGACATGGGTTTTCGGCCTCGCGCTCGTTCTGACGCCCGGAATCGTGGATTGGACGATGATCTGGCCATGGACCAAGGGTGCCAGTGTCATCGCCATGACGGTTTTCCATGTTTGGCTGAAAAAACAGGTCAAATCCGTCGAAAGCGGCGACAGTACCGTCACGGGCCGTCAGTTCCGCCTTTTGAACGAAGTGCCAACGCTGCTGATGATCGTGATCGTCTTCTCCGTGGTCGTGAAATTCTGA